Proteins from one Mus pahari chromosome 10, PAHARI_EIJ_v1.1, whole genome shotgun sequence genomic window:
- the Sec22c gene encoding vesicle-trafficking protein SEC22c isoform X1 yields MSMILFASIVRVRDGLPLSASTDFYYAQEFLECRRQLKTLAQRLAQHPGRGCAESCDFRIYFSSSGDVACMTICSRQCPAAMAFCFLEALWWDFMACYDTTCVGLASRPYAFLEFDSVIQKTKWHFNHMSSSQMKSGLEKIQEELEFQPPAVLSLEDTDVANGMLNGHTPVHSEPAPNLRMKPVTALGVLSLVLNIMCAALNLIRGVHLAEHSLQVAQEEVGNILAFFIPSVACIVQSSPDSEGAADAGLHLPGQCIPARAEEHLANPLPRRSGFSVFISDPDQTATGEAVRLWSVMRASCSGWHLWFFSPSGRPVCVHSCFSASLQPSILDAPKVTDSGRCSGGPGAAGCILVCVERLCRTAS; encoded by the exons ATGTCCATGATCCTTTTTGCCAGCATCGTACGGGTGAGGGATGGACTTCCCCTCTCAGCTTCCACTGACTTTTACTACGCCCAGGAGTTTCTGGAATGCAGGAGGCAGCTCAAGACCTTAGCCCAGAGGCTGGCCCAGCATCCAGGCCGAGGCTGTGCAGAAAGTTGTGACTTCCGTATCTA TTTTTCATCATCAGGGGACGTGGCCTGCATGACCATCTGCTCGCGCCAGTGCCCGGCAGCCATGgccttctgcttcctggaagCTCTGTGGTGGGACTTCATGGCTTGCTACGACACCACCTGCGTCGGCCTGGCCTCCCGGCCCTACGCCTTTCTTGAgtttg ACAGTGtcattcagaaaacaaagtggCATTTTAACCACATGAGCTCCTCCCAGATGAAGAGTGGCTTAGAAAAGATCCAAGAGGAGCTTGAGTTCCAGCCTCCAGCAGTCCTGTCCCTGGAGGACACAGATGTGGCAAATGGCATGCTGAACGGCCACACCCCAGTGCACTCTGAGCCTG CTCCGAACCTCCGGATGAAGCCGGTGACAGCTCTGGGTGTCCTCTCCCTTGTTCTCAACATCATGTGCGCGGCCCTGAACCTCATCCGTGGAGTTCACCTCGCAGAGCATTCTTTACAG GTTGCCCAGGAGGAAGTTGGAAACATCCTggctttctttattccttctgtgGCCTGCATCGTCCAG TCCAGCCCGGACTCTGAAGGTGCTGCTGATGCTGGCCTCCATCTGCCTGGGCAATGCATACCTGCACGGGCTGAGGAACACCTGGCAAATCCTCTTCCACGTAGGAGTGGCTTTTCTGTCTTCATATCAGATCCTGACCAGACAGCTACAGGAGAGGCAGTCCGACTATGGAGTGTGATGAGGGCATCTTGCAGTGGATGGCacctttggtttttttccccctctggaagGCCAGTCTGTGTCCactcctgcttctcagcttcacTTCAACCTTCCATCCTTGATGCTCCCAAGGTCACAGATTCTGGCAGGTGCAGCGGAGGACCCGGGGCTGCTGGTTGCATCCTGGTCTGTGTGGAACGTTTGTGCAGAACCGCCAGCTGA
- the Sec22c gene encoding vesicle-trafficking protein SEC22c isoform X2, with translation MSMILFASIVRVRDGLPLSASTDFYYAQEFLECRRQLKTLAQRLAQHPGRGCAESCDFRIYFSSSGDVACMTICSRQCPAAMAFCFLEALWWDFMACYDTTCVGLASRPYAFLEFDSVIQKTKWHFNHMSSSQMKSGLEKIQEELEFQPPAVLSLEDTDVANGMLNGHTPVHSEPAPNLRMKPVTALGVLSLVLNIMCAALNLIRGVHLAEHSLQVAQEEVGNILAFFIPSVACIVQCHLYLFYSPARTLKVLLMLASICLGNAYLHGLRNTWQILFHVGVAFLSSYQILTRQLQERQSDYGV, from the exons ATGTCCATGATCCTTTTTGCCAGCATCGTACGGGTGAGGGATGGACTTCCCCTCTCAGCTTCCACTGACTTTTACTACGCCCAGGAGTTTCTGGAATGCAGGAGGCAGCTCAAGACCTTAGCCCAGAGGCTGGCCCAGCATCCAGGCCGAGGCTGTGCAGAAAGTTGTGACTTCCGTATCTA TTTTTCATCATCAGGGGACGTGGCCTGCATGACCATCTGCTCGCGCCAGTGCCCGGCAGCCATGgccttctgcttcctggaagCTCTGTGGTGGGACTTCATGGCTTGCTACGACACCACCTGCGTCGGCCTGGCCTCCCGGCCCTACGCCTTTCTTGAgtttg ACAGTGtcattcagaaaacaaagtggCATTTTAACCACATGAGCTCCTCCCAGATGAAGAGTGGCTTAGAAAAGATCCAAGAGGAGCTTGAGTTCCAGCCTCCAGCAGTCCTGTCCCTGGAGGACACAGATGTGGCAAATGGCATGCTGAACGGCCACACCCCAGTGCACTCTGAGCCTG CTCCGAACCTCCGGATGAAGCCGGTGACAGCTCTGGGTGTCCTCTCCCTTGTTCTCAACATCATGTGCGCGGCCCTGAACCTCATCCGTGGAGTTCACCTCGCAGAGCATTCTTTACAG GTTGCCCAGGAGGAAGTTGGAAACATCCTggctttctttattccttctgtgGCCTGCATCGTCCAG TGTCATCTGTACCTGTTCTACAGTCCAGCCCGGACTCTGAAGGTGCTGCTGATGCTGGCCTCCATCTGCCTGGGCAATGCATACCTGCACGGGCTGAGGAACACCTGGCAAATCCTCTTCCACGTAGGAGTGGCTTTTCTGTCTTCATATCAGATCCTGACCAGACAGCTACAGGAGAGGCAGTCCGACTATGGAGTGTGA
- the Ss18l2 gene encoding SS18-like protein 2, with product MSVIFAPDWLRGKAKVNQETIQRLLEENDQLIRCIVEYQNKGRANECVQYQHVLHRNLIYLATIADANTSNLTKAVE from the exons ATGTCCGTCATCTTCGCTCCTGACTGGCTACGCGGCAAGGCCAAGGTCAATCAAGAGACTATCCAGCGG CTCCTGGAGGAGAATGACCAGCTGATCCGCTGTATCGTGGAGTATCAGAACAAGGGCCGAGCGAACGAGTGCGTCCA GTATCAGCATGTGTTACATAGAAATCTCATTTATTTAGCTACCATCGCAGACGCCAACACAAGCAATCTCACAAAGGCAGTGGAGTAG